The following proteins are co-located in the Streptomyces asiaticus genome:
- a CDS encoding alpha/beta fold hydrolase produces the protein MTDPAITARVPGNPVRDLPLHDLAGFTHRWVDAGGVRLHAVEGGQPNGPAVVLLAGFPQTWWAWRKVMPGLADRFHVIAIDLPGQGHSERPDGSYDTHTVAAHVHAAVQALGVSTYWLAAHDIGAWVAFSLALNFESQLHGVALLDAGIPGITLPDTIPTDPEVAWKTWHFAFHLVPDLPETLLTGREREYVGWFLKAKTLAADTFDDAEIEQYAAAITADGGLRASLAYYRHAAESARKNHEALEQHHLTVPVLGISSSHGSIPDMAASIRPWADNTTGIVVPDAGHFIPDEQPDAVAAALAAFIAESD, from the coding sequence ATGACTGACCCGGCAATCACCGCCCGCGTCCCCGGCAACCCGGTCCGCGACCTGCCCCTGCACGACCTGGCCGGCTTCACCCACCGCTGGGTCGACGCGGGCGGTGTCCGGCTTCATGCGGTCGAGGGCGGTCAGCCGAACGGCCCAGCCGTCGTGCTGCTCGCTGGATTCCCGCAGACCTGGTGGGCATGGCGCAAGGTGATGCCCGGCCTGGCCGACCGGTTCCACGTCATCGCGATCGACCTGCCGGGCCAGGGCCACTCCGAACGCCCGGACGGCAGCTACGACACACACACAGTCGCCGCGCACGTCCACGCCGCGGTGCAAGCGCTCGGAGTGTCGACATACTGGCTGGCCGCCCACGACATCGGCGCCTGGGTCGCCTTCTCCCTCGCCCTCAACTTCGAGAGCCAGCTTCACGGGGTCGCTCTGCTCGACGCCGGCATCCCGGGCATCACCCTCCCCGACACCATCCCGACCGACCCCGAGGTGGCGTGGAAGACTTGGCACTTCGCATTCCATCTCGTGCCCGACCTGCCCGAAACACTGCTCACAGGCCGTGAACGCGAGTACGTCGGCTGGTTCCTGAAGGCCAAGACCCTCGCCGCCGACACCTTCGACGACGCCGAGATCGAGCAGTACGCCGCGGCCATCACCGCTGACGGCGGACTCCGCGCTTCCCTGGCCTACTACCGACACGCCGCTGAATCGGCGCGGAAGAACCACGAGGCCCTTGAACAGCACCACCTGACGGTGCCGGTTCTCGGGATTTCCAGCAGCCACGGTTCCATCCCCGACATGGCAGCTTCCATCCGGCCGTGGGCCGACAACACCACCGGGATCGTCGTGCCGGACGCAGGCCACTTCATCCCGGACGAACAACCCGACGCCGTCGCTGCCGCTCTGGCCGCCTTCATCGCTGAAAGCGATTGA
- a CDS encoding MFS transporter has product MIDDIASGTRVQAVPPVGGPRSRAGFWLVAAVYTVVMLGGTLPIPLYVLWAPQMGFGPFTTTLVFAVYAVGTVLALMVFASLSDRVGRRPLLAAAVLAAATSTALFLLAHDVGTLLAARFLCGLGTGVFTATGTAALGELAGAERTRLASTVSTAANMGGLGLGTIVAGLFAQYGANPTHLVFLAYLASLVPALVAVIVTPETVTSRQRPAMSVRRPAFPDRRAARTEFLRAATAVLAAFAVSGLFSSLVPSFLREQLHVHNVAAVGAEVGLLFIVALIAQVAAPERWTSGRRPTSAFLVAGVAVFEAGLWARSLPTFAAGTLLAGTGIGLAFRRGVAVTQRLADPRRRADLFSTYFLFAYTGTIVPTLALGLLDQTINQDVATLILAVAVIATTLASALSRPATTMA; this is encoded by the coding sequence ATGATCGACGACATTGCGTCAGGGACCCGCGTACAGGCTGTTCCGCCTGTCGGCGGGCCCCGATCGCGCGCCGGGTTCTGGCTCGTAGCCGCTGTGTACACCGTGGTCATGCTGGGCGGGACGCTGCCGATTCCGCTGTATGTGCTCTGGGCGCCACAGATGGGCTTCGGACCCTTCACCACCACGCTGGTCTTCGCCGTCTACGCCGTGGGGACCGTGCTCGCGCTGATGGTGTTCGCGTCGCTGTCCGACCGTGTGGGCCGCCGTCCCCTCCTGGCCGCCGCTGTACTCGCCGCGGCCACGAGCACAGCGCTGTTCCTCCTGGCCCACGATGTCGGAACCCTGCTGGCAGCACGGTTCCTGTGCGGCCTGGGCACCGGTGTCTTCACCGCCACAGGGACCGCGGCACTGGGCGAGCTGGCCGGAGCCGAGCGCACCCGACTGGCGTCGACCGTCTCCACGGCGGCGAACATGGGCGGGCTGGGGCTGGGCACTATTGTCGCGGGCCTGTTCGCGCAATACGGGGCGAACCCCACGCACCTGGTGTTCTTGGCTTACCTCGCCAGCCTGGTCCCAGCGCTTGTGGCCGTCATCGTCACCCCGGAGACCGTCACGTCCCGGCAGCGCCCTGCGATGTCCGTGCGCCGCCCGGCCTTTCCCGACCGGCGGGCAGCCCGGACCGAGTTCCTGAGGGCCGCCACGGCTGTCCTCGCCGCGTTCGCGGTCAGCGGACTGTTCTCGTCGCTGGTGCCCTCCTTTCTCCGTGAACAGTTGCACGTCCACAACGTCGCAGCCGTCGGCGCAGAGGTCGGTCTGCTGTTCATCGTCGCCCTGATCGCGCAGGTGGCCGCCCCGGAGCGGTGGACCTCCGGGCGCCGGCCGACATCGGCGTTCCTCGTGGCGGGCGTCGCGGTGTTCGAGGCCGGGCTGTGGGCACGGTCACTGCCGACGTTCGCCGCCGGAACGCTCCTGGCGGGGACGGGCATCGGCTTGGCCTTCCGCCGCGGCGTCGCGGTCACCCAGCGGCTCGCCGACCCACGGCGCAGGGCGGACCTGTTCTCCACGTACTTCCTGTTCGCCTACACCGGCACGATCGTTCCCACGCTGGCCCTGGGACTCCTCGACCAGACCATCAACCAGGACGTCGCCACCCTGATCCTCGCCGTCGCCGTCATTGCGACAACCCTCGCGAGCGCACTCAGCCGCCCAGCCACCACCATGGCCTGA
- a CDS encoding TetR/AcrR family transcriptional regulator, whose protein sequence is MDAVSGRKQFDISAALDQAMRVFWQRGYADASLDALGSATGLGRGSLYGTFGNKETLFGKCLDRYASIYGAQYEQALAAHPGDPVRAVEAFFDVVLSRIADPSVPVGCLIAQSAAQSLTLKEENGMQVRGLLDVQRQRVRTALADSSADSRTLDELATFVVAINQSLAVLSRAGTPDAELRSVARLACTTVADTIARAASKDVGQG, encoded by the coding sequence GTGGACGCTGTGTCCGGCCGGAAGCAGTTCGACATCAGCGCGGCCCTGGACCAGGCCATGCGGGTGTTCTGGCAGCGCGGGTACGCGGACGCCTCACTCGATGCCCTCGGTTCGGCCACCGGTCTCGGTCGCGGCTCCCTCTACGGCACCTTCGGCAACAAGGAGACCCTGTTCGGCAAGTGCCTGGACCGCTACGCGTCGATCTACGGGGCGCAGTATGAGCAGGCGCTCGCGGCACACCCCGGTGACCCGGTGCGGGCCGTCGAGGCATTCTTCGACGTCGTCCTCAGCCGTATCGCCGACCCGTCGGTCCCCGTGGGGTGCCTCATCGCTCAGTCCGCCGCGCAGTCACTGACGCTGAAGGAGGAGAACGGCATGCAGGTGCGTGGCCTGCTCGACGTACAACGCCAACGGGTACGTACGGCACTGGCGGACTCCTCGGCCGACAGCCGGACGCTCGACGAGCTCGCCACGTTCGTCGTCGCCATCAACCAGTCGCTGGCCGTACTGAGCCGTGCCGGCACCCCCGACGCCGAACTGCGCTCCGTGGCCCGACTCGCATGCACAACGGTGGCGGACACCATCGCCCGGGCGGCATCCAAGGACGTCGGCCAAGGCTGA
- a CDS encoding isochorismatase family protein: MTILESRPNTALLVVDVQKGVVEGVHQRDVVVANVASLVERARQEEVPVVWVQHSDEELTRGSDDWRIVPELTPEDAEPLVEKSYGDSFEDTTLETVLSGLGVGRLVVVGAETDACIRSTLHGAFARGYDATLVSDAHTTGDKTAWGAPPPDEVIAHTNLYWTYQTAPGRTAGAVETKDVVFAGTS; this comes from the coding sequence ATGACCATATTGGAGAGTCGGCCAAACACCGCGCTCCTTGTCGTCGACGTGCAGAAGGGTGTCGTCGAAGGGGTCCACCAGCGCGACGTGGTCGTCGCGAACGTCGCCAGCCTCGTCGAGCGGGCGCGGCAGGAAGAGGTGCCGGTCGTCTGGGTCCAGCACTCCGACGAGGAGCTCACGAGGGGGAGCGACGATTGGCGGATCGTCCCGGAGCTCACTCCAGAGGACGCCGAGCCGCTCGTCGAGAAGAGCTACGGCGACTCCTTCGAGGACACCACTTTGGAGACCGTGCTGTCGGGACTCGGTGTTGGGCGGCTCGTCGTCGTCGGCGCGGAGACCGACGCGTGCATCCGCTCGACGCTCCACGGCGCGTTCGCCAGAGGGTACGACGCGACCCTGGTCAGCGACGCCCACACGACGGGCGACAAGACAGCATGGGGTGCGCCGCCACCGGACGAGGTCATCGCGCACACGAACCTGTACTGGACCTACCAGACGGCGCCGGGGCGGACGGCTGGGGCGGTCGAGACCAAGGACGTCGTCTTCGCAGGCACATCCTGA
- a CDS encoding PqqD family protein — translation MSVNAPAWLYTDHLSGGGAAVMDVRAGRGRWQHLNATAALLWHRIIEGADPEQAAEELTATFTSEGADADLVRADLGALVG, via the coding sequence GTGTCCGTAAACGCGCCTGCCTGGCTCTACACCGACCATCTGTCCGGCGGTGGCGCCGCGGTGATGGACGTGCGCGCCGGCCGGGGCCGCTGGCAGCACCTCAATGCCACCGCCGCCCTGCTGTGGCACCGGATCATCGAAGGCGCCGACCCCGAACAAGCCGCGGAGGAACTGACCGCCACCTTCACCAGCGAGGGCGCCGATGCGGACCTGGTCCGCGCCGACCTGGGCGCCCTGGTCGGCTAG